A part of Amycolatopsis lurida genomic DNA contains:
- a CDS encoding DUF5130 family protein gives MATGELTHSSTAVDEEPGYGAAVTSSGRISAAKMYEPAGPNSPFTTQQLARLDEALTLASRETGLDFSVYLGDLGEDTRVTAEGLLSSTDDPADGVVVAVSPGQRVIEIVTGSQARHRLPDRGAKLAVASMVASFKEGDLIGGLVNALRMLSDQAGAPQH, from the coding sequence CCATTCGTCCACCGCTGTTGACGAAGAGCCCGGTTACGGTGCCGCCGTTACTTCCAGCGGCCGGATTTCCGCCGCCAAGATGTACGAACCGGCTGGTCCGAACAGCCCATTCACGACCCAGCAGCTTGCCCGGCTGGACGAAGCGCTGACCCTGGCCAGCCGCGAGACCGGCCTGGACTTCAGCGTGTACCTCGGTGACCTCGGCGAGGACACCCGCGTCACCGCCGAAGGCCTGCTGAGCTCGACCGACGACCCGGCCGACGGCGTCGTCGTCGCCGTGTCGCCCGGCCAGCGCGTCATCGAGATCGTGACGGGCTCGCAGGCCCGGCACCGCCTGCCCGACCGCGGCGCGAAGCTCGCCGTGGCCAGCATGGTCGCCTCCTTCAAGGAAGGCGACCTCATCGGCGGCCTCGTGAACGCGCTCCGCATGCTGAGCGACCAGGCGGGCGCTCCGCAGCACTGA